Proteins encoded together in one Anticarsia gemmatalis isolate Benzon Research Colony breed Stoneville strain chromosome 1, ilAntGemm2 primary, whole genome shotgun sequence window:
- the Gp150 gene encoding leucine-rich repeat domain-containing glycoprotein 150, producing MGARSRELVLLLAVCALALSEPVNKAADKKEDADNYLLQYDDLDAGDDQEVLYNENRPCPRDCICTVSQGYRTARCDRLEIGTQKFGDDITDLVIENADPKYPIQLTDFIFKKLGLHQVTTVKIVNSTIDFIGPNAFHGLPNLYAVNLSNDKLKILHSETFAHNKKLLLLTLSNNPLKFPAADSQDYFLNASSVQELDLSYCNMKYITANTFSNMPGLMYLNLAGNSLSNMDPDTFKKLLDLEELDLSDNDIKSLQDDIFSENNELATLHISRNPVDTVYGLQISDLLTLNAGQTKIRFVGPSMFNGMTYIANLNLSGNNIEKIHNQAFHKLVELNYLDLSYNDLDFISSILIKENIELDIFKISNNPKLKHLPAEGFQCSVDQFNIYLFDASNCGLQEIHDDSLKTFSALSVVNLANNEIKTIGPKVFTMCPKLVEINLSYNQLTTLDAKVFEKNNELGKLYLQGNPLKVLTAEVFVHTPMITYLDMSHAELTSLWKADKNRSATLLSNLTFLNVSHNRITEIKQTELDHLNKLNTLDISNNPLACSRDFENLMTWLSNRKVSPNAGGSSSIANLAWDKKDDDVQTYSWEFLTRKTCGTAMPHAVEPLQVSDEEIWERVDKDADGNFDLKSILDDGKIADDTKLDDYADDDDKDDADDDGDDASLDDDDDEDEDDGEDYDNDDDVNLSVKLIEKPTTAAKPAVVNTTEDPEIRKGVKIDIHLLENEESNEEDSNNFYLQESIEGEEHGRYDYLWPIAIAILGVLLLLIGIAKMVMMVCHKRSKQIRYNTIIAAMSQQNRTKKDCGLVYQQLTEDLVSPATPKLNRYTPLHSVTVNASNMSYESSPFHHSNIVPEAV from the coding sequence ATGGGGGCGAGGTCCCGGGAGTTAGTACTGCTCCTGGCAGTGTGCGCGCTGGCACTCAGCGAGCCAGTCAACAAGGCAGCCGACAAGAAGGAAGACGCCGACAACTACCTGCTCCAGTACGATGACTTAGACGCTGGAGACGACCAGGAAGTGCTCTACAATGAGAACAGGCCGTGCCCAAGGGACTGCATTTGCACTGTATCCCAAGGATACAGAACAGCTAGGTGCGATCGTCTTGAAATCGGCACACAGAAGTTCGGCGATGACATCACAGACCTCGTGATTGAAAATGCCGATCCCAAGTACCCCATACAGTTAACAGACTTTATCTTCAAGAAACTCGGACTCCACCAGGTGACCACTGTGAAGATTGTCAACAGCACGATCGACTTTATCGGACCTAATGCCTTCCACGGCCTACCTAACTTGTACGCCGTCAATCTGTCCAACGACAAGTTGAAGATCTTACACTCTGAGACATTTGCGCATAACAAGAAGTTGTTACTACTTACTTTGTCAAACAATCCTCTGAAGTTCCCCGCCGCGGATTCTCAGGATTACTTCCTTAATGCTTCCTCTGTGCAAGAACTCGATCTTTCTTACTGTAACATGAAATACATCACGGCTAATACATTCAGTAACATGCCCGGATTGATGTACCTGAACTTAGCTGGCAACAGCCTCTCCAACATGGATCCCGACACCTTCAAGAAGCTGCTCGACCTGGAGGAGCTTGACCTCAGTGATAATGACATCAAGTCTCTACAAGATGATATCTTCTCTGAAAACAATGAACTCGCTACTCTTCATATTTCAAGGAACCCCGTAGATACAGTCTACGGACTCCAGATCTCAGACTTACTGACGCTGAATGCCGGACAAACTAAAATCAGGTTTGTTGGACCTTCCATGTTCAATGGTATGACGTACATTGCAAACCTCAACCTGAGCGGCAACAACATTGAGAAGATCCACAACCAAGCTTTCCACAAACTAGTCGAACTGAACTATCTTGACCTCTCTTACAATGACTTAGACTTCATTTCAAGTATTCTTATTAAAGAGAATATTGAGttagatattttcaaaatctcTAACAACCCGAAATTGAAACACTTGCCCGCTGAAGGATTCCAGTGCTCCGTCGATCAGTTCAACATTTACTTGTTCGACGCTTCTAACTGTGGCCTGCAAGAGATCCATGATGATTCTCTCAAAACTTTCTCAGCTCTATCCGTCGTTAATTTGGCTAATAACGAAATCAAAACGATTGGACCCAAAGTGTTCACTATGTGCCCCAAACTTGTAGAGATCAATCTGTCTTACAATCAGCTGACAACATTGGACGCTAAAGTTTTCGAAAAGAACAACGAATTGGGTAAACTATATCTTCAAGGCAATCCTCTGAAGGTATTAACAGCTGAAGTATTCGTGCACACACCCATGATCACCTATTTGGACATGAGTCACGCCGAACTTACGTCATTATGGAAAGCAGACAAGAACCGCTCAGCGACACTGCTCAGCAATTTGACATTCCTTAATGTTTCACACAACCGTATCACTGAGATCAAACAAACTGAACTCGATCACTTGAATAAGCTCAACACGCTCGACATCAGCAACAACCCTCTTGCGTGCAGCCGCGACTTCGAGAACCTCATGACTTGGTTGAGCAACCGCAAAGTATCACCAAATGCAGGCGGAAGCAGCAGCATTGCTAACCTCGCGTGGGACAAAAAAGACGATGACGTTCAGACGTACAGCTGGGAGTTCCTCACTCGCAAGACTTGCGGAACTGCAATGCCGCATGCAGTGGAGCCGCTGCAAGTGTCCGACGAGGAGATCTGGGAGAGAGTAGACAAGGACGCCGACGGTAACTTCGATCTGAAGAGCATCCTCGATGATGGCAAAATCGCTGACGACACGAAGTTGGACGACTACGCCGATGATGATGACAAAGATGACGCTGATGATGATGGCGATGATGCCTCCCTGGACGACGACGATGACGAGGACGAGGATGACGGCGAGGACTATGACAACGATGACGATGTCAACCTAAGTGTCAAACTTATTGAGAAACCTACCACCGCGGCGAAACCAGCCGTCGTTAACACCACAGAGGATCCTGAGATTAGGAAAGGTGTCAAGATCGACATCCATCTATTAGAAAACGAGGAGAGCAACGAGGAAGATTCGAACAACTTCTACTTGCAAGAGTCCATCGAGGGCGAAGAGCACGGCCGCTACGATTACTTGTGGCCGATCGCGATCGCCATTTTGGGTGTTCTTCTGCTGCTTATCGGCATCGCAAAGATGGTGATGATGGTTTGCCACAAGAGGAGCAAGCAGATCAGATACAACACCATCATCGCCGCCATGAGTCAGCAGAACCGCACGAAGAAGGACTGCGGGCTGGTGTACCAGCAGCTGACGGAGGACCTGGTGAGCCCGGCCACGCCCAAGCTCAACCGCTACACGCCGCTGCACAGCGTCACGGTGAACGCGTCCAACATGTCGTACGAGAGCAGTCCCTTCCACCACAGCAACATTGTGCCAGAGGCGGTGTGA